GGTGTTTGCAACCAATTGCTCTTGGCAGACATGGGCGGAAGTTTTCGTCCGGCCATAGGTGAACAACGGCTGATACCTCACCTGTTAACAGTTGGCGCAACCAATCAAGGCACGGCAGTTGCTGTGAAGTGCCCCTCCATGCCGTTGGTTTCCTGGATCTGTGACATGCGGTGCCCAGACAGCAAGACAGCCCAGCAAGATTCCTGCCGCGCATCAGGCTCCTGGTTCCATCGTTCTCTCAAAACCACGTGCGACCACAGTGTGAGCGTTTGGGCTAGGATCTGCAATCGTGGCTGGCAGGATGAAGCTTCCAAGAGCTGGGAGCTCATTTGATCAAAGTGAGGGGAAATTGTTAGCACGACATGCGATTTTCCCGCTTCCACATCAAATTCCAATCTTCCAAGGGATGGCATTTAGGCTTGGCACGTCAGTGCTTCACTCTGCGCTAGCCTCTTTGGGTCGCCTCTTTCTCTGCCACTAGCTTGACGTCATTATGATGTTTCTTTGGAGCAATCTCTCAAGGCGAATTCCATATTGCGACCGCCGGGCATAGTGTCTGTATCGACCTATTCCCACTCGCCCCATTCGTGGCTTGAAGGGGATTTTCCATCCATTGCAAAGCACCAGTCACGCTCTCGCTCTCGCTCTCGCTCTTGGTTTCTCCTTCCGCTTCCGGTCGCAATTGGCAAGCAGATGTGTGCAGTTGTGCCTGGCGTCGGGCAGGTCTGGCGTGCTGGCCCATGTAGACCCGTCTGTCCGGATCCGGGATGGGGTGCTTCATGATTGAATGGGAAATGGCAATTCTTCTCGAACCCGCAAAACCTCCTCGGACCACCCCCCGGCCTTCCGCTGCTTGTGATTCGTCAATTGTTTCTCGGAATATGTTGGGAGAATGACATGAGATGACGGGAAATATTGTTAGCGACCTTGGCATCCTCGGCCGGCGGATGCAAGTGATGCAGGTCTGAATTGATGTCTTGTTGATGACCAGCTCTCCACTTGGGGTGATCCCCCTCCCGTCCACGTCTATCAATCAAGATCTGGAGCGACGGGGATACGGTGTGTTATCGTTGATCCAGCAAACTCTGACTGCCGTCAAGCCCAGGTGGGATGATCTTGAAAATACGTCACAAAGTCCCATCCGATTGAAATCGGCGCGGGACATGTTGGACCCGGGCAAATTCCCGATCTTCGGCTGAGGACTGGTTCCGACTTGATTAGCAATGCGCCGCCGCTTTGTCAGAGAATTTTCACTTACATTGGACGATCCCCACATAATAGGTCTGTTCATTTTGTCGCCGATAAAGTCAACCGGCTCTGATATGCTAGCCACTCCCTCACTTCGCCGCCTGCATGTCCGTCTGTAGCCGAATCCTCTTGGACCCTGTATACCGGCCTAAACTTTGACATAAGCTTCTGTCATGTTGAACACAAGGGTCTGCCCCCGTCGAAAGTGCCCGGCAAAGCACGCACTGGTGCACATGCAGAAGGGTTGTCTGTCAACATGAGATGAAATACTAATCAAGTTAAATACATTTGATCAATTTGAGATGTCTGGAGCAAGTCGACGGCAACTCATCGTCATCTGCCGGCACTCAGATCAGACAAGCTACCTCTGAGGTATCAGTTCGCAGTGGTACTGCCCATTTCCGAACTGAACAAAGTTGCCCCCCAGATTCTGACTGAGCCAATCCGCCATCAAAGTTTTCTGGACCAAGGTAGAATCCCAAGAAGACATGTGAATGATTTGGTGGTATTGCAACGGGTAAGGGAGTCCTGTGACTGAAAATGACAGCAAAAAGGcatgcaaaaaaaaaaagaaaaagaaagaagaaaaaataaagagaaaaaagaacaaaaaaagaaaaaaaagaaaacagaaaactAGGAATTTAGAAATAGAAATAAAAAGTAACCATAAATGAGGGACGAAGTACTGATCTCACCGATACAACGTACGATATAAAGCACTTGCTCCCATTCAACAAGATAAAACAAGAAACGCGAATCAAACGGAGCATGCCCAAGCCATGTTGTTTTCCTGAAGTTTGAGTGTTGAAAGGAAAATAAAATCGAAAAAGACTCCAAATATGGTGCGAAGAAACCGTTGTGAGAGACTATGGTATCGATAGACGAAAAATAATGCCATGAACTTGCGAGACGAGCTGAGTTCAGAAATGAGCCCAGAGTTTGCTCGGCAGCTCTCTCCCGACGGGACAGTATTCCCACTGCAGCCAGGCCAGGAATCCAGGAATGTTCTTTCCTCGGGAAAATTTTGATTGTCAAGAACCCTGGCTTTCGAGTAGTTCCTTCCCCCAAACACAAATTCGGTCCTTCCAGGAGACCAGCCATCGTGGATACCTAGTATCAGTCGTTCCTTCCTTCATCCAAAGGCGGGATGGGCCAAAAGCTCGCCAGGGTCAATGAGTCGATCCAATGGCTCCTTCCCAAACGGCGTGACTTTTGATCAAATCAGATCTTTGAGATATTCATTGACTCATTGAGCAATCCTCAGGCCTCAAGCCACGCCCACATGCCCCGGGTCGATGGATCATGATCTTTCCGGGTTTCCAGAAGACAGCAAGGGCAACACTGCCAGAGTCACTTTCACATAGCGACCATGGCGTAATCCCACCCGAGACGTTTGGTGAGCCCTAATCTTTCAACAGATTAGCATTTCAAATTCGAGATCTCGGCACGTGGCGGCCATGAGCTAGAATCAGATGTCGTTTTAACACCTAATCAGCTCACGGTCCAAGACCTTGACATCAGAACACTCCCCTGTTGAATTCGAGGATTAACCTGGGTCATTGACCGCAGATCTTGGACGTCTGTTGCTGCAGGATTAATTCATTAGCTTGATATGACTCCCACAGAATTGAGAGATGTTGGCCGTAGCATACTCACCTGTTTTTGGGGAAAGACCTGAGCTCTTGGACATTCCCGCCGTCATTGAGCTCACAGAAGAGGTCCTCGAAGTTTAGGCCTTGGTGAAGGAAATGTTGGAAGCGTGTCCAGTGAGGAAATAACCAACGCCAGGGAAGAGGGCTCAGATCTTATACTCTTGAGATTTGAAGCTTGCTTGTAACCTTTGGCAGGCGCAAAGCCCATTCCACACTCCAACCCCATACAAGATTTGGCTTGTGGCACCAACATGAACTTTAATGGTGTCGTATCCTGGCTGCGCTTGGTACTTTACTGGCGTTCAGGTTATTCAAAGTTTCTTTTGGAGCGAAGCTCCATAAAGTCACGGAGTAAAATGAACATGAAGCAGTGGCTGGAGCTTTGCTCTACTTACTATAACTGAAAGCTGGTAACTTTTGGCGACCAAGAGTTCTCTGGATGCTTACCTGGTACATTTCCTCCTTTTTCGGAGATACAGGTCTACGAGGACCACAAGGACGAGAGGCAGGAGGCAGGAGACAGGAGCAAAGCCCCCGACTTCTGTGGGTAACTACAGCCAAGGTATCTTGTGCGCGAGGTGCTGCTCCCGGTGGATATCAGTCAGGTTGCTACTAGGGCTTCTGCCCTGTGGGCCACGGGTCACTTGTTGATATAGATAGATTTCTGCTCTTTGGAGCCGATCTTCCAGTGCGGTACAATACTATCATTTTTCTCGCAATTCTGCTGGCACGCCTCACATTTTGTAATATGGAAAATTCTTACTTAGATACCAGCCGTCTATTCTTGGCCTCATCAAGGCCGAAATCATGGTGCAGATGATGAACCAagtccaacaacagcaagacaTGAAAAGAACATTGCTCTTACAGCCAGCAGCTGCCGGCTTCATCACCAGAGATATGATATTCACCATGGTATTTTACCATGTGGCTCAAACGGCACCGAAACTTCTAAGCCCGTCGAACGTTTGCGGTGGAAACAATTCAACTTTCATGGTTGTGGCGCTTTTTGAACGTTAAACGCCTAGCTATCGATAGGGAAGCACACCCCCCGGCCGGAATCGGCATGACACCTTTGCCGTTGGTGAGCCTTCCATTCAccagccatcttctccccgtCAGAGTCTGAGGCATTAGCTTTGAGCCTCATGGCAAGGCGGGCGGTCTCTCAACTCCCGCGTCCAATCCCCCCACTCAACCCCATCTAAATCCTGCTGAGCATTTTGTCGGCTCCTCTGGAGCACCTGGATATGACAATATTCTCACACAAATTTCCAAATCTCAGTCAAGGACCGAGATGCTAGCACAACAAGGCTACATATCTTGGCTTACGAGGCTATCGTCAAACACGAGAGCATCTCCGAACACGAGACCAAAACCTCTAGCGGTTGGCGCCCACAAAATTGTGTTGAGGCTCCACCTGGCTTCGTCTCTATTGTCCGAAACGGTCATGCCGTAGTTGTCTCTCTATCCCGTGGACATCTGTCCCCGAGTTCGGCAAGTCCGAAAGGCTCGGTTCCTAAATTTCGGCATGCATGGGACTAAGGGGGTGCTACCGAGCCGTGACAACTAATTAAGCCACCAAAAGTCAATTCAGCTCCGGGATTCTTGCACAGGCACAAGTGACAACATTGGCGACACGCAGGACGGGGGCCGACGACCTCGGAAGATAATGAGAAAGttttggtgtggtggttggcgcAGAACCTTTCGCAAACACTGGTGAGCTCCTCAATAGGTATTCCCCCATGGATACCCAGGATGGTCAATGAGATGAGCCAAGCCAAGCCGAAGGTAATCTCATCTCGGCTTGCCGCCCAGGGCCTCCGCTTGGCTTGAAGCCATCACAGCTTATCTCATCTCACGGGCTTGCAAACCTTCCGGTAGCTTTTCCCGCCCCGTATTTCGGCGTGAATGCCTACCCAGTTGTTGTTCGGTATCCGGGATACCGAACAACTAAAACTCTGCACGACAAACGACTTATTCCATCCTTTGCATCAGACCAGACGTCCGTCCAAGGTACCTTTAGTCACCGCGCACACCGAATATCCATTATCTGTATTGCAACCGCACCCACCTGCCGCCTCAAAAAAagaccaccatccatcatgcCCGCCCTCGCAGACCCAATCCTCATCATTACGGCCGCCCTCCTAGCAGATCGGTGGACCGGCGGCCGAAACACTTCCCCTGGCATTCCCATCATCTGGAAATTCATCAGTTGCGTCCCAACACCCCTCGCAACCAACCAGCCGCCCATCCACCTGTCCCTGAGGATGAGGCTTTTCATCACTTGGCCAGATTGCAGACAGGGTATAAGAAGCCGAGAAATCCGAAGGAATATTTTGACATTTTGCATTCCGCCACACAGtatggagggtggtggtgtttctgtTTTGGTCCTCTAGCGGTGCACTGGAGATCAGCCGGAGATGCAAAACAAAATCagggggagaaaaggggctgCCACAGCAACGGAGCCCCACCGTACCTTTCTATTCAACCCCGATGCAAGAAACCGCATCACATAGCAGTAAAGCAAGCTGTTGCAAAAATGAAAACTTGACTCTCTCTCAAGGGCAAATtccaaaaataaaaaataaaataaaaagggaAATGGTGCTGATGAATTGTGCaaaaataaacaaaaaaaaatagcgATCGTGTCGCCGGGAATTGAGCCCGACGTGGGGgtcgaacccacaaccttgagatTTCGGAGTACTCCTTAAGAGTCTCACGCTCTACCGATTGAGCTAGCCGGGCAGGCCAACCAAGTGTTTGATGCCTGACTGAGTCAGATCTTGATACTTTATAGCAAGCGCCAGAAATAGCTGCCATTCAACAAACATTTTGTTCGCAGGTGCTGATTAGCCCAAATGCAATGAAATAGTGGTGTGCCTGGCTAATCGAGCAGGAACGGTTGGGAAAGGAAAGTGAGGCGAACAAAAAAGACCAGTCAGAGAAGGCCCGATAAGGCATCACATAATTGCATTGAGGGGCATCATCACACCCGTTGACTGGGCAAGTTAAAGAGGTAGGTCTTTGTTACCCTGAGACTTAAAAGACGGGATAGGAAACTTTGGGGTGCTGTAGATGGGCTGATGAAGCAAATGTTCTAGACCCTGCAGAAATCAGGTGTTCGTCTGTTTGTTGCTGCGCCCCCCGGTCCCtgcccccccaccccccgcGCCGAAAGGCGCCGGGTTCCGGGTGCGTGGTGGTCATAGCTTTATGGGGCCGCCGGTGGAATTTAGGGGAGAGCTTGGGATGTTTATCTTGACTTCATCTCGGTGAATTCACTGAttgggagaggttgaggataTGTGAGGGGGTGATTTGGGATGATTGAAGACTTGATGAGATTGTTCTTCGGAGCCATCCGCCGGGACTGACTGTTTTTCAGCGATAGGAGCTtcgcggcagcagcaccctTATTCGCCTACAACCATCAGACCACCTTTTTTTCCTGCCCCGGCGGGATGCTCACCtcgccaccagcagcaccaccactgcgTATACACGAAAAAGAAGATGGCCAGCGTTTGTCTCCCGATACGGAGCGTGCAGAGCCCCTGCCATAGCATTGGCAAGCCTGGATGGTCCAGATCGTGATCGTCACTCGCTTCAGAATGTAGGTCAATGTATAAAACAGACCGGGTCTGTATCTCGTTGCTGCTatttccttccttcttcagctttccTAGAAGCTTCAAATCCTagctactactactactactactactactactactactactactactactactacaaTTTACAACATCAATTTGGTTTGCAATCATGGGCGAACAACAAAGCACAAGCTcagaacaaccaccaccaccaccaccgccacaacCCAAGTCCATCAGCCCCTATGGCCCCGCCAGGTCAACAGTCCAGGGCGCTCCCCTCACaaaagaggaggttgagcaaTGCAATGACTTCTTCAAGGCGTCACTGTACCTCTCCCTGGGGATGATCTACCTCCGCTCCAACCcgctcctcaccacccccctcgacAAGTCACACTTCAAGGCCCGCTTGCTGGGTCACTTTGGCTCCGCCCCAGGCCAGATCTTCACCTACATGCACTTCAACCGTCTCATCAAGAAGTACGACCTTGACGCGATCTTCATTTCCGGCCCAGGCCACGGTGCGCCTGCTGTTTTGTCACAGGCGTACCTCGAGGGGACGTACAGCGAGGTTTATCCCGAGTGTtcagaagacgaggagggccTCCGCAAGTTCTTCAAGCAGTTCTCTTTTCCCGGCGGGATTGGATCGCATGCCACGCCAGAGACACCGGGTAGTCTGCacgagggtggtgaactGGGGTACAGCATCAGCCATGCGTTCGGCGCCGTGTTTGACAACCCTGATTTGATTGCTGTGacgatggtgggggatggcgaGGCGGAGACCGGGCCGTTGGCGACGAGTTGGCACTCGACCAAGTTCCTCAACCCGATTACCGACGGTGCTGTGCTGCCGATTCTGCACCTGAACGGGTACAagatcaacaaccccaccattcTCGCTCGGATCAGCCACGATGAGCTGGAGAACTTGTTTAGAGGGTATGGCTACCAGCCTTACTTTGTCGAGGGCGACGATGTGGAAAGTATGCACCAAGCCATGGCCGCCACGCTCGAGCACTGCGTGCTCGAGATCAGAAAGTTTCAGCAACAGGCGAGGACGACGGGGAAGGCGTTCAGGCCGATgtggccggtggtgattcTGAGAAGTCCAAAGGGTTGGACTGGGCCGAGGAAGATCAATGGCGGGCTGGACTACCTTGAGGGATACTGGCGCTCGCACCAGGTCCCTTTGACGGATGTGCACAAGAACCCGGAGCAGTTCGCCCTGCTGGagagctggatgaggagcTACGAGCCTGAACGGCTGTTTATCGCCAACGGGGGCAGGATTTCTTCCTCGCTTCGACAGGCGGTCTGTCCCACTGGCAACAGGCGCATGTCGGCCAATCCGGTCGCGAACGGGGGGATGCTTCAGAAACCGTTGAGGATGCCTGATTTTAGGGATTATGCTTTGGGGGTCGACCACCCGGCCGAGACGCTTTCCGCCTCCATGTCGAACATGGCGCGGTTCATGAGGGATATCATCTTGCTCAACCCGAACAACTTTCGGCTCTTTGGCCCTGACGAGACGGAATCCAACAAGCTCGGCACCGTCTATGAAGCGGCCCAAAAAGTCTGGATGGGGGAGTATTTCCCCGAAGACCTCAACGGGGGCAATCTCGCGACAgaagggagggtgatggagatgttgTCCGAGCACACGTGTGAGGGTTGGCTAGAGGGTTACCTCTTGTCCGGGAGACACGGCCTGCTGAATTCCTACGAGCCGTTCATCCACGTCATTGACAGCATGGTCAACCAGCACTGCAAATGGCTCGAGAAGTCGCTCGAAGTGTCGTGGAGACACCCCATCCCGTCCCTCAACATTCTCCTCACCGCTGTTGTCTGGCGGCAGGACCACAACGGGTTCACGCATCAGGACCCAGGGTTCTTGGACGTGGTGGCGAACAAGAGcccggaggtggtgaggatttACTTGCCGCCTGATGGGAACTGTTTGCTGTCGGTGACGGATCACTGTCTCCGGTCGAGGAACTACGTCAATGTTATTGTGGCCGACAAGCAGCCGCATCTGCAGTTTTTGTCCATGGCTGATGCGATTGTTCATTGCACCAAGGGGATCGGGATCTGGCCTGGTTTCTCGTCCTGCCCGGCTGGCTCGGCACCGGATGTCGTCATGGCTTCCTGCGGCGACATCTCGACTCAGGAATCCCTCGCCGCTATCTCACTCCTCCTTGACCATTTCCCCACCCTCAAGATCCGCTGCGTCAACGTCGTCGACCTCTTCAAACTGATCAGCCATGAGGAACACCCCCACGGTTTGACCAACGCCGAGTACGAGGCGATTTTCACGGGGGACAAACCGGTGGTGTTCAACTTTCATAGCTATCCTTGGTTGGTCTACCGGCTGATTCACGGACGGAAGAATgcagggggggtggtggtgaggggttacaaggagaaggggaacaTCGACACGCCGTTGGAGTTGGCGATCAGGAATGGGACCGATAGGTTTTCTTTGGCGATGGAGGCTATTGATCGGTTGAGCGAGgctgggggggtgttggaggggaggggaggcgaGGCGAGGGAGTTGTTGAGGAACGAGCAGGTGAGGTGTCAGATGAGGgcttttgaggagggggttgatccGGTGGAGGTGACGGGGTGGGTGTGGCCTAGCGAGAGGCGAGGGCTCTGGAGTGAGCGGAAGCATTGATGATGGtaatgatgatggtgatgatgatgatgatgatttttGGATAGGAATTTGCGAGAGATCGGATAGGGTTTTGGAgttttttcctctttttcttctttttttttccggGTTATTGTTTCGGTTACCTTTTATAGAGAATGTTATAATTCTTACTTTTTTCCTGATTATTGTGATCTACCGCGCGATGAAAACCTAACGAGATATGAACATGTAGTGATAACCAAGCACGTTCTATCGTCTATGTACGGATGGCTAAactgccaccatcaaccactgTCGGCAACAATAAGgtatcaacctcctcccctctccagcatcatcaaatcgggcttcatcaaccacaaacaGTAAGAcaacccccaatcccccaaTGTCTCACCCCTTATCGCCGTCCACACCTCCCCCTGTTCGTACGAGAGTACCTTACACCTCGGGCTTCACCTCATAATTCACCGTCTTCTTTCACCGAAGGGTTGGTATATAACCTATTCGGGCCATCGGCCGACAATTCTTTGTTGCAATTGCTCACAACAACGTCAGGTGACACCTCGTCACACACCAATTCTTTCTTCGGCATTCTCCGAATTGTTTGTTTCTTATCACATCGTTCCATGCTTGTGACGCTGACGGTGGTATGGACAGTAGGCTGTGGTGACTACCTAGGTACGTTACGGACGGTGAGGagtgatggatggattgggCCCGTTTTTTCCCCAGATAATAATCATGTACGAGAGAGATTTTGACgggtttgtggttggggtACTTAGTACAACACAGGGTACCTATGTattgtgtttgtgtgtgccCCCCTAAAATTTACAACAGGGGCATTGGTGGGGGGATCAGAGGTTCCCGAAGGTAGGTAtcatgaaaagaaaagatagaagaaaaagagtGTGGTtgcaccaccgccgacaGTCATATCCTTAATTTTCTCAGCCAAGTGCCCCGGATGTTCATCTTTGGATGTGAGTTTTTGTCTTTGTGTCACTGGTATCAAATCCAGACCGAGGGACAGAAAcgggggtgtgtgtgtctgtgttTGTTTTGACAGCTGCTGTGTACAAGTCAGTCCGACGAGAGATCTAGATCAAATGTTGTAGATTTATCCTTCTCTCGGGTCCCGGCcgagggagggtggtggtttgtgaaAGGGTATGCCGGACGGCCGTaacatggaggaggggagagagagagagggggggaaaaaGAGATCGGGATATTTATTGATTGGGGATTCCAGATGTGGAGGTGTGGCGTTGAGattgttggtgttgcttcCCTGATCCTTGGTAGGCAGCAGTTCCAGGCTGTTGGGACGGGCGGGTATGTTTAGCTGAGAGGTTTAGATTTAGATACATGTTTCATGTTTGGCAACTCTGTCTGCATTTATTGGCAATGCACATCATCAATAAAAAGCCCGAGCGGGTGTCTGAGCGAGAGGCAAGAGATGAGAAGGGAGACAGGGCAAGTTCGGTCG
The sequence above is a segment of the Podospora pseudoanserina strain CBS 124.78 chromosome 5, whole genome shotgun sequence genome. Coding sequences within it:
- a CDS encoding hypothetical protein (EggNog:ENOG503NWRX; COG:G) encodes the protein MGEQQSTSSEQPPPPPPPQPKSISPYGPARSTVQGAPLTKEEVEQCNDFFKASLYLSLGMIYLRSNPLLTTPLDKSHFKARLLGHFGSAPGQIFTYMHFNRLIKKYDLDAIFISGPGHGAPAVLSQAYLEGTYSEVYPECSEDEEGLRKFFKQFSFPGGIGSHATPETPGSLHEGGELGYSISHAFGAVFDNPDLIAVTMVGDGEAETGPLATSWHSTKFLNPITDGAVLPILHLNGYKINNPTILARISHDELENLFRGYGYQPYFVEGDDVESMHQAMAATLEHCVLEIRKFQQQARTTGKAFRPMWPVVILRSPKGWTGPRKINGGLDYLEGYWRSHQVPLTDVHKNPEQFALLESWMRSYEPERLFIANGGRISSSLRQAVCPTGNRRMSANPVANGGMLQKPLRMPDFRDYALGVDHPAETLSASMSNMARFMRDIILLNPNNFRLFGPDETESNKLGTVYEAAQKVWMGEYFPEDLNGGNLATEGRVMEMLSEHTCEGWLEGYLLSGRHGLLNSYEPFIHVIDSMVNQHCKWLEKSLEVSWRHPIPSLNILLTAVVWRQDHNGFTHQDPGFLDVVANKSPEVVRIYLPPDGNCLLSVTDHCLRSRNYVNVIVADKQPHLQFLSMADAIVHCTKGIGIWPGFSSCPAGSAPDVVMASCGDISTQESLAAISLLLDHFPTLKIRCVNVVDLFKLISHEEHPHGLTNAEYEAIFTGDKPVVFNFHSYPWLVYRLIHGRKNAGGVVVRGYKEKGNIDTPLELAIRNGTDRFSLAMEAIDRLSEAGGVLEGRGGEARELLRNEQVRCQMRAFEEGVDPVEVTGWVWPSERRGLWSERKH